GCAACCGGACATCAAGACACCGTCCCAGGCCCTGGAGGCTGTCCGGAATTTCCGGACGGAGGTGCTGGAATACAGCCGTTCCGAGGGGAGTGAATCCTACCGGGCCAAACTCGCCGATTACTACGGGAAACAGGGCATCGCGGTTACCCGGGAACAAATCCTGGTCACCACGGGGGGGTCTGAAGCCCTCTCCTTTGTAATGAGTTGCGTGGCCGACCTGGGAGACGAAATCATCATCCCGGAACCATTCTACGCAAACTACAACGGATTTGCCACGGCCACCGGGGTAACGGTGGTTCCGGTGGCATCCGGCATTTCGGATAACTTCGCCCTACCCCCTATTTCGGACTTCGAATCCTATATCGGACCCCGGACCCGGGCCATCCTGCTGTGCAATCCGGGCAACCCAACGGGGTACCTCTATTCCCCCGAGGAAATCCGATCGCTGGCGGAACTCGTACGCCGGCACGACCTGTTCCTGATTGCCGACGAGGTTTACCGGGAATTTGCCTACGACGGAAAAAAACACTATTCCATCCTGCAGGAACCCGGGCTGGAGGACAACGCCGTGGTGGTGGATTCGGTTTCCAAAAGGTACAGCATGTGCGGGGCGCGGATCGGTTGCATCATTACCCGGAACGAACAGCTCATGCAGGCGGCCCTGAAATTTGCCCAGGCGCGGCTGTCCCCGCCTACGTTCGCCCAGGTGGCCAGCGAGGCGGCCCTGGATACGCCCCCGTCTTATTTTGAAGCGGTCAATGCCGAATATACCCGCAGAAGGGATGTGCTCCTGGAAGAACTGGGCAAGATCCCCGGGATTCTTGTGGCCAGGCCCCAGGGGGCCTTTTACTGCATGGTGGAGTTGCCCATCCGGGATGCCGACCACTTTGCCCAATGGCTGCTGGAGGAGTTCAGGCTCGAGGGGGCCACGGTGATGCTGGCGCCCGCCGCCGGCTTTTACGCGACGCCGGGCCTGGGGGAAAACCAGGTGCGCATCGCCTACGTACTCGAGGAAAACCAGCTTCGGAAGGCGGTGAGGATACTCGCGGCAGCCCTCGAAAAATACCAGGCGGATGGTCATTGAACGCAACGTATCCCTGAAAGGGTTCAATACCTTCGGCATCGATGTCCCCGCCAGCCATTTTATCCGGGTAGACAACCTGGAAACCTTCCGGCAGGCCATAGCCGAACCGGACCTCCCCCCTCCTTTTATCCTCAGCGGAGGCAGTAACCTGCTGCTCACGGCCCCATTGGAAGCCCGCGTACTCTATATGGATACATCGGGCAAGGAAGTGCTGGACCAGGACGCGCACTCGGTTACCCTGCGCGTAATGGCCGGGGAAAACTGGCACGAGCTGGTGATGTGGACGCTGGAGCAGGGTTATGGCGGCCTGGAAAACCTCTCCCTGATCCCCGGGAAAACGGGGACGGCCCCCATCCAGAATATCGGCGCCTACGGGGCCGAGATCCGCGACGTACTCGTTGAACTCGAAGCCGTGGATATCCAAACCGGGGAGCCCCGGGTGTTCAGCAACGCTGCCTGCCGCTTCGGCTACCGGGATTCGGTCTTCAAACGCGAGCTGAAAGGACGCTACGCCATCTGGTCGGTCACCCTCCGGCTGACCCGCTCCGGGCACGAGA
This genomic window from Robiginitalea biformata HTCC2501 contains:
- a CDS encoding pyridoxal phosphate-dependent aminotransferase, producing MPTLSKKGQAMPASPIRKLVPYAEAAKKSGVEVIHLNIGQPDIKTPSQALEAVRNFRTEVLEYSRSEGSESYRAKLADYYGKQGIAVTREQILVTTGGSEALSFVMSCVADLGDEIIIPEPFYANYNGFATATGVTVVPVASGISDNFALPPISDFESYIGPRTRAILLCNPGNPTGYLYSPEEIRSLAELVRRHDLFLIADEVYREFAYDGKKHYSILQEPGLEDNAVVVDSVSKRYSMCGARIGCIITRNEQLMQAALKFAQARLSPPTFAQVASEAALDTPPSYFEAVNAEYTRRRDVLLEELGKIPGILVARPQGAFYCMVELPIRDADHFAQWLLEEFRLEGATVMLAPAAGFYATPGLGENQVRIAYVLEENQLRKAVRILAAALEKYQADGH
- the murB gene encoding UDP-N-acetylmuramate dehydrogenase — protein: MVIERNVSLKGFNTFGIDVPASHFIRVDNLETFRQAIAEPDLPPPFILSGGSNLLLTAPLEARVLYMDTSGKEVLDQDAHSVTLRVMAGENWHELVMWTLEQGYGGLENLSLIPGKTGTAPIQNIGAYGAEIRDVLVELEAVDIQTGEPRVFSNAACRFGYRDSVFKRELKGRYAIWSVTLRLTRSGHEIRTGYGDIAGWLEREGIEAPGPPEVARAVIAIRKSKLPDPAELGNSGSFFKNPVIGKSQFENLRTRFPQMPGYPQENGDVKVPAGWLIDSLGYKGHRQGDAGVHKNQALVLVNYGGASGKEILALAREIQQAVRDTYGIQIEPEVNIL